One genomic window of Polynucleobacter sp. HIN11 includes the following:
- the glnL gene encoding nitrogen regulation protein NR(II), which produces MLRNPLSKGAVTGSPVAAPFVSSMLDQMPNSVLVFVGATKDLAYANAAAEASLDLSRKSLQGLTLYDLFGDNQSLNHMIDEVFAGRAAAQRQELVLYSVPGKIYREPLAVHVVIAMLEDPTLMMMEWFPIDQQLRSERDERVSHQVEANKQLMRNLAHEIKNPLGGIRGAAQLLEFELPEKGLREYTQVIIKESDRLQTLVDRLLAPHRKAHAMEPLNIHEVLERIRSLVLAEFPQGLKIIRNYDTSLPDILGDQEQLIQAVLNIVHNAAQALADEIRRGTAQIELRTRVARSVTIAKQRHKLALDLHVIDNGPGIPDEIRERIFFPLVSGREGGSGLGLTLAQTFVQQHQGFIACESRPGYTDFHIQIPYRKQEIAA; this is translated from the coding sequence ATGTTGCGTAATCCATTAAGTAAAGGGGCGGTTACTGGTTCGCCAGTCGCTGCCCCTTTTGTTTCCAGCATGCTCGACCAAATGCCAAACTCGGTATTGGTGTTTGTGGGCGCCACAAAAGATTTAGCCTATGCCAACGCTGCTGCCGAAGCATCCTTGGATTTATCCCGCAAGAGCTTACAAGGCTTAACCCTGTATGACCTCTTTGGCGATAACCAATCCTTAAATCACATGATTGATGAGGTCTTTGCAGGCCGCGCTGCGGCTCAGCGCCAAGAGTTAGTGTTGTACTCGGTTCCTGGAAAAATCTATCGTGAGCCACTTGCAGTGCATGTGGTGATTGCAATGTTAGAAGATCCAACGCTCATGATGATGGAGTGGTTCCCGATCGATCAACAATTACGTAGTGAGCGTGACGAGCGCGTCTCGCATCAAGTTGAAGCCAATAAACAACTCATGCGTAATCTTGCGCACGAGATCAAAAATCCCCTCGGTGGTATTCGAGGAGCTGCTCAATTACTGGAGTTTGAGTTACCCGAGAAGGGTCTACGCGAGTACACCCAGGTCATTATTAAAGAGTCAGATCGCCTGCAAACCCTCGTGGATCGTTTACTAGCGCCGCATCGCAAAGCCCATGCGATGGAGCCGCTTAATATTCATGAGGTTTTGGAGCGCATTCGTAGCCTGGTATTAGCTGAGTTCCCCCAAGGCTTGAAGATTATTCGGAACTACGACACCAGCTTGCCCGATATATTAGGCGATCAGGAGCAGCTGATTCAAGCGGTCCTCAATATTGTGCACAACGCTGCGCAAGCCTTGGCTGATGAAATTCGCCGTGGGACCGCCCAGATTGAATTACGAACCCGCGTCGCACGCTCGGTAACGATTGCGAAGCAACGTCATAAATTAGCCTTGGATCTGCATGTGATTGATAACGGTCCTGGTATCCCCGATGAGATTCGGGAGCGGATCTTTTTTCCCTTAGTCTCGGGACGCGAGGGCGGGAGTGGTCTTGGTTTAACCCTTGCGCAAACCTTTGTGCAGCAGCATCAGGGCTTTATTGCCTGCGAGAGCCGTCCAGGCTATACAGATTTTCATATACAGATTCCTTATCGGAAGCAGGAGATAGCGGCATGA
- a CDS encoding response regulator transcription factor, producing the protein MNMSNPPKTTQAEVVYVVDDDEAVRDSLTWLLESNGYTVRCHASAERFLQSLQNTDKSTISCLILDVRMPGMSGLELQERLISENLPMPISFITGHGDVSMAVSTMKRGAVDFIEKPFKENELCALVERMLTKARVDFAQADQRKNTQSLLSKLTGRERQVLERIVAGRLNKQIADDLSISIKTVEAHRANIMEKLNVNTVADLLRLALS; encoded by the coding sequence ATGAACATGAGCAATCCACCGAAAACAACCCAGGCTGAAGTCGTTTATGTGGTTGACGACGATGAGGCAGTGCGCGACTCTCTGACCTGGTTACTTGAGAGTAACGGCTACACCGTCCGTTGCCATGCCAGTGCCGAGCGCTTCTTGCAGTCCCTCCAAAATACCGATAAGTCGACGATCTCGTGCTTAATATTAGATGTACGTATGCCCGGCATGTCGGGTCTTGAGCTCCAAGAGCGTCTCATCAGCGAGAACTTACCAATGCCCATCTCGTTCATCACTGGTCACGGGGATGTCTCGATGGCAGTGTCGACCATGAAGCGTGGCGCAGTCGACTTTATTGAGAAGCCCTTTAAAGAAAATGAACTGTGTGCGCTAGTTGAACGGATGCTCACCAAGGCACGCGTGGATTTTGCGCAGGCAGATCAACGTAAGAACACACAGAGCCTCTTGAGCAAACTCACCGGTCGTGAGCGCCAGGTTTTGGAGCGCATTGTGGCAGGTCGTCTGAACAAACAAATTGCCGATGATCTGAGCATCTCTATTAAGACCGTTGAAGCACATCGTGCCAACATCATGGAGAAGCTCAACGTCAACACTGTTGCTGACCTGCTGCGTCTGGCACTCTCTTAA
- a CDS encoding PAS domain-containing sensor histidine kinase, which yields MATGNSLQVKLYEAFKRMPSIRRFIGSRLVYTPLMAIVIFLVVMAIILGTLQVQERQQQEGSLFRELSLVKQRIQLRFINNSEALQSFSRDLAQTQNDRAARDKVLAQIESFVLGNPEILQLIWLNDNEWRQWMIPPPARNHEWFDIVPQATDIDRELKKALFLSRETNRPAYSQVISITVPKDDPIMSERQSVFWEVISIFKDGEATGALAVMYSSQGILQYIIPPELKSQHRYSLIGKDNRVLAISSDRDTPTRSLSNETSLDFGALGPNIMLRVDTYPPPTDLTFRMLLGVVIGLSAFVVWSLWSVLKQMQVRQLTEANLRTESSFRRVLEDSMPVGIRAHDMEKRITYVNRSFSEMTGWAQEELLGLKPPFPFWPAELHEELMQKMAGALEGNAKNGIEGTIQRKNGTRIATRTFIAPLINDKGQQTGWVTSVIDISEPKKIREELSATQERFVTVLEGLDAAVSVVSIETGELLFANRYYRERFGDTAKGHIDLTGHEMDPSSIFHFEGDNVDALAGLPASALKQSNEIESEEIQLRGDTTHWYEVRRRYISWVDGHLAQLLIATDITLRKNTEELARQQEERMQFTSRLTTMGEMASSLAHELNQPLSAISNYCMGIAKRLSSTQNPLSNELVPALEKASDQAHRAGTIISRIRSFVKRSEPQSKLCNIGDIIADSVGLVEIEANRHRLKIISEIAPDIPQVQLDPVLIQQVLVNLLKNSLDSLREVYPLSSRWSAPPVKISADLETSTFPSMLRIRVTDAGAGIAESVLNRMFEPFFSTKSDGMGMGLNICRSIIESHHGRLWAKNHMDTEHTRLVGCTFTILLPLESSQITKTSIGNSDEHEQSTENNPG from the coding sequence TTGGCTACTGGGAACTCCTTGCAGGTAAAGCTCTACGAAGCGTTTAAACGAATGCCTTCGATCCGGCGCTTTATTGGTTCGCGCTTGGTTTACACGCCACTAATGGCGATTGTGATCTTTTTGGTGGTGATGGCCATCATTCTTGGAACGCTGCAAGTTCAAGAGCGACAACAACAAGAGGGCTCCCTCTTTCGTGAACTAAGTTTGGTGAAGCAGCGGATTCAGCTGCGCTTTATCAATAACAGTGAAGCTTTGCAATCCTTTAGTCGTGATCTCGCCCAAACCCAAAATGATCGCGCCGCACGTGACAAGGTCTTAGCTCAAATCGAGTCCTTTGTTTTAGGGAACCCCGAGATATTGCAGCTCATCTGGTTAAACGATAACGAGTGGCGGCAATGGATGATCCCTCCCCCCGCTCGTAATCATGAATGGTTTGATATCGTGCCCCAAGCAACCGATATTGATCGAGAATTAAAGAAAGCTCTGTTCTTAAGTCGTGAGACTAATCGACCCGCCTATAGTCAGGTAATTAGTATTACCGTCCCCAAAGACGATCCAATCATGAGTGAGCGTCAATCGGTTTTTTGGGAGGTTATTTCAATCTTCAAAGATGGGGAAGCAACAGGTGCACTCGCGGTGATGTACTCGAGCCAGGGGATCTTGCAATACATTATTCCACCCGAGCTAAAGAGCCAGCATCGCTACTCCTTAATTGGTAAAGATAATCGGGTGCTCGCCATTTCATCCGATCGCGATACACCCACGCGCTCACTCAGTAATGAAACGAGCCTAGACTTTGGTGCACTGGGCCCCAACATTATGTTACGCGTGGATACCTATCCACCTCCAACTGACCTCACCTTTCGGATGCTGCTGGGTGTTGTGATTGGCTTATCCGCTTTTGTGGTCTGGAGCTTGTGGTCGGTTCTAAAACAGATGCAAGTGCGTCAACTCACTGAAGCAAACTTACGAACTGAGAGTAGCTTCCGTAGAGTGCTAGAAGACTCCATGCCGGTCGGAATTCGGGCGCATGATATGGAAAAACGCATTACCTATGTCAATCGATCGTTTTCTGAAATGACGGGCTGGGCCCAAGAGGAGTTGCTTGGATTAAAACCGCCCTTTCCATTCTGGCCAGCCGAGCTTCACGAAGAATTAATGCAAAAGATGGCTGGGGCGCTTGAGGGTAATGCGAAGAATGGGATCGAGGGCACGATTCAGCGTAAGAATGGAACTCGGATTGCAACACGTACCTTTATCGCCCCATTAATTAATGATAAGGGCCAGCAAACCGGTTGGGTGACATCGGTGATTGATATCTCAGAACCCAAAAAGATCCGAGAAGAATTATCGGCTACTCAAGAGCGCTTTGTCACAGTGCTTGAGGGCTTAGATGCGGCCGTATCAGTGGTCTCGATTGAAACTGGCGAACTGCTCTTTGCTAATCGCTATTACCGCGAGCGCTTTGGCGATACCGCCAAGGGGCATATTGATCTAACCGGCCATGAGATGGATCCATCTTCCATCTTCCATTTTGAAGGTGATAACGTCGATGCCTTAGCAGGCCTCCCCGCGTCTGCCTTAAAACAATCCAATGAAATTGAATCTGAGGAGATTCAGTTACGAGGCGATACGACGCATTGGTACGAGGTGCGGCGCCGTTATATTTCGTGGGTGGATGGTCACCTGGCACAGTTACTGATTGCTACGGATATCACGCTGCGCAAGAATACCGAGGAGCTCGCCAGACAACAGGAAGAGCGGATGCAATTTACCAGCCGTCTTACCACCATGGGTGAGATGGCGTCCTCACTCGCACACGAGCTCAACCAACCTCTCTCTGCGATCTCGAACTATTGCATGGGAATTGCTAAGCGGCTATCGAGCACCCAAAATCCGCTCTCCAACGAGCTAGTCCCCGCATTAGAAAAAGCCAGCGACCAAGCACATCGGGCAGGCACGATCATTTCGCGCATTCGTAGCTTTGTAAAACGGAGTGAGCCACAAAGTAAGTTATGCAATATTGGCGACATCATCGCTGACTCTGTTGGTCTGGTGGAGATTGAAGCAAATCGCCACCGCCTCAAGATTATTTCCGAGATAGCCCCTGATATTCCTCAGGTTCAGCTTGACCCTGTTCTGATTCAGCAGGTCTTGGTCAACCTCCTGAAAAACTCCTTAGATAGCCTGCGCGAGGTTTACCCCCTCTCCTCACGTTGGTCGGCCCCACCGGTGAAGATTAGCGCTGACCTCGAAACCAGCACCTTCCCTAGCATGCTGCGGATTCGGGTGACCGATGCTGGGGCCGGCATCGCCGAGTCGGTTCTCAACCGAATGTTTGAACCCTTTTTTAGCACCAAATCCGATGGAATGGGCATGGGCCTGAATATTTGCCGCTCCATCATCGAGTCCCACCATGGTAGGCTGTGGGCCAAAAATCACATGGATACCGAGCACACACGCTTAGTCGGCTGCACCTTTACAATTCTGTTACCGTTGGAATCCAGTCAAATAACAAAGACGTCAATAGGAAATAGCGATGAACATGAGCAATCCACCGAAAACAACCCAGGCTGA
- the xth gene encoding exodeoxyribonuclease III codes for MSTHSSIRLAAWNVNSIKVRLPHVIQWLEGQEKAQRPIDALCLQELKLTDDKYPHQELEQAGYLSLTNGQKTYNGVAIVVRKAALSAISSDPQTTFLKVTKNIPNFADEQQRIVAATISFKEAQPIRIISAYMPNGQDPASDKFQYKLAWLQALQIWLRDELATYPSLALLGDFNIAPEDQDVHDPKAWEGQNLVSPQEREQFQRLIQLGLHDSFRLFEQAPKSYSWWDYRMMAFRRNAGLRIDHILLSNALQEKCMASTIDKTPRSWEQPSDHAPVIVEIAK; via the coding sequence ATGTCTACCCATTCAAGTATTCGTTTAGCCGCTTGGAACGTGAATTCCATCAAGGTTCGTTTGCCGCATGTGATTCAGTGGTTAGAGGGCCAGGAAAAAGCGCAACGTCCAATCGATGCCCTGTGCCTCCAAGAACTCAAACTCACTGATGATAAGTATCCTCATCAAGAGTTAGAGCAGGCCGGCTACTTGAGTCTCACCAATGGCCAAAAAACCTATAACGGTGTCGCGATTGTGGTGCGCAAGGCCGCGCTCAGTGCAATCAGTTCCGATCCCCAAACTACCTTTCTAAAGGTCACCAAGAACATCCCAAACTTCGCTGATGAGCAGCAAAGGATTGTTGCCGCCACGATTTCATTTAAAGAAGCACAACCCATCCGCATCATCAGTGCCTATATGCCCAATGGGCAAGACCCGGCGAGCGATAAATTTCAGTACAAATTGGCTTGGTTACAAGCCTTGCAAATCTGGCTGCGTGATGAACTAGCAACCTATCCCAGCTTAGCTCTGCTGGGCGACTTCAACATTGCGCCGGAGGACCAGGATGTGCATGACCCCAAAGCTTGGGAAGGGCAAAACCTAGTTTCTCCGCAAGAGCGGGAGCAATTTCAGAGACTCATTCAATTGGGATTGCACGACTCTTTCAGACTCTTTGAGCAAGCCCCAAAATCCTATAGCTGGTGGGACTATCGCATGATGGCATTTCGTCGTAACGCGGGATTGCGTATTGATCACATACTACTTAGCAACGCTCTTCAAGAAAAATGCATGGCCAGTACGATTGATAAAACCCCCAGGAGCTGGGAGCAGCCTTCGGATCACGCTCCGGTGATTGTGGAGATTGCTAAATAA
- the ntrC gene encoding nitrogen regulation protein NR(I) gives MSKPIWIVDDDQSIRWVLEKALSREKIPHRSFSNPNDVLNALEKESPEVLISDIRMPRGNGIDLLQHVKASHPHLPVIIMTAYSDLESAVSSFQSGAFEYLTKPFDIDKAVELIHRAVSEGKRSPGPNKESNAWLQEAPEIIGQAPAMQEVFRAIGRLSQSQVTVLITGESGTGKELVAHALHKHSPRAKGPFIALNTAAIPKDLLESELFGHERGAFTGAQALRRGRFEQAEGGTLFLDEIGDMPFDLQTRLLRVLSDGHYYRVGGHDPIRANVRIIAATHQNLEARVAQGLFREDLLHRLNVIRIRLPALRERSEDIPALARHFMISSAKSLGVEAKRLSDEAIKAISQMSFPGNVRQLENLCHWMTVMSPSTIVGVHDLPEDLLQSANPPATSASSSVAASIQSLEASISQRGGDWESNLHRLAVKMLQENQDEVFDSLLAKFERSVLSAALEVTRGRKVEAATRLGIGRNTITRKLQELQIEA, from the coding sequence ATGAGCAAACCAATCTGGATCGTGGATGACGATCAATCCATTCGCTGGGTTCTCGAGAAGGCACTAAGTCGCGAGAAGATACCGCATCGTAGCTTCAGCAATCCCAATGACGTGCTCAATGCCCTTGAAAAAGAATCCCCAGAGGTATTAATCTCCGATATCCGTATGCCTCGTGGCAATGGCATTGATTTGTTACAGCATGTGAAGGCGAGCCACCCGCATTTGCCAGTCATCATTATGACTGCCTATTCAGACCTCGAGTCAGCGGTTTCATCGTTTCAGAGTGGGGCGTTTGAGTATCTCACCAAACCATTTGATATCGATAAGGCCGTGGAGTTGATTCATCGTGCGGTTAGTGAAGGCAAACGCTCACCAGGACCCAATAAAGAATCCAATGCATGGCTTCAAGAGGCCCCAGAGATCATTGGTCAAGCGCCAGCTATGCAAGAGGTCTTTCGAGCCATCGGACGTTTATCCCAATCGCAAGTCACGGTGCTGATTACAGGTGAGTCTGGAACGGGTAAAGAGTTGGTGGCGCATGCACTACATAAACACAGCCCACGGGCCAAGGGACCATTTATCGCCTTGAACACCGCAGCTATTCCCAAAGACCTACTTGAGTCCGAGTTATTTGGCCATGAGCGTGGCGCATTTACCGGTGCGCAAGCACTGCGGCGTGGACGTTTTGAGCAGGCTGAGGGCGGCACACTCTTCTTAGATGAGATCGGTGATATGCCATTTGATTTGCAAACTCGGCTCTTAAGGGTGTTATCCGATGGTCATTACTACCGCGTGGGTGGGCATGATCCGATTCGGGCGAACGTGCGCATTATTGCTGCGACCCATCAGAACCTAGAGGCAAGAGTGGCGCAAGGATTATTCCGGGAAGATCTATTGCATCGCTTAAATGTGATTCGGATCCGTTTGCCCGCTTTACGTGAGCGCTCGGAAGACATTCCTGCACTTGCACGGCACTTCATGATCTCCAGTGCGAAGTCTTTAGGGGTTGAGGCAAAGCGCCTATCGGATGAGGCCATTAAGGCGATTAGCCAAATGTCCTTTCCCGGAAACGTGCGTCAACTCGAGAACCTTTGCCACTGGATGACCGTGATGTCACCCTCCACCATTGTTGGGGTTCATGATCTCCCCGAGGATTTACTGCAATCGGCCAATCCTCCTGCTACAAGCGCAAGTTCATCGGTAGCCGCCTCTATACAAAGTTTAGAAGCCAGCATTAGTCAACGGGGCGGGGATTGGGAGAGTAACTTACATCGCTTGGCGGTCAAGATGCTGCAAGAGAACCAAGACGAGGTATTTGATTCTCTCTTAGCTAAGTTTGAGCGCTCGGTCTTAAGTGCGGCGCTTGAGGTCACGCGCGGCCGTAAGGTAGAGGCAGCAACCCGCTTAGGAATTGGACGCAATACAATCACACGCAAACTGCAAGAGTTGCAGATCGAAGCCTAA
- the folD gene encoding bifunctional methylenetetrahydrofolate dehydrogenase/methenyltetrahydrofolate cyclohydrolase FolD — translation MPAQLIDGNLLSKKLRAEIATRSAILTAKGVRPGLAVIVVGDDPASQVYVRNKVKACEDVGFHSVLERYPAELDEAQLLARIATLNADPSIHGILVQLPLPKHIAADRVLEAIASEKDVDGFHVANAGALMVGAPLFKPCTPYGCMKMLESIEYPLRGARAVVIGASNIVGKPMAMLLLQAGATVTICNSKTKDLTAHTKEADILVVATGKPKMITGNMIKPGSVVIDVGINRLPDGKLCGDVDFDTAKYVAGWITPVPGGVGPMTITMLLMNTLEAVERSTKPVSKLS, via the coding sequence ATGCCAGCCCAACTGATTGACGGTAATCTTCTCTCGAAAAAACTTCGGGCTGAGATTGCAACCCGCTCTGCCATCCTGACCGCTAAAGGTGTGCGGCCCGGATTGGCCGTGATTGTGGTGGGAGATGATCCTGCGAGCCAGGTATATGTACGCAATAAAGTGAAAGCCTGTGAGGATGTGGGATTTCATTCGGTCTTGGAACGCTACCCTGCGGAGCTTGATGAAGCCCAGCTCCTAGCGCGCATTGCGACTCTTAATGCAGATCCGAGTATTCATGGGATCTTGGTGCAATTACCCTTGCCTAAACATATCGCTGCTGATCGCGTCTTGGAGGCGATTGCTTCCGAGAAGGATGTTGATGGATTTCATGTGGCTAATGCTGGCGCCCTCATGGTCGGCGCCCCACTCTTTAAGCCCTGCACTCCTTATGGCTGCATGAAGATGCTCGAGAGCATTGAGTACCCACTGCGTGGTGCGCGTGCGGTTGTGATTGGGGCATCCAATATTGTGGGCAAGCCCATGGCAATGCTTTTACTTCAAGCGGGCGCCACGGTCACGATTTGCAATAGCAAGACCAAAGATCTCACAGCTCACACTAAAGAGGCGGATATCCTCGTGGTTGCAACTGGCAAACCCAAGATGATTACTGGCAATATGATCAAGCCAGGGTCGGTTGTCATTGACGTGGGTATTAATCGCCTACCAGATGGCAAGCTCTGTGGCGATGTGGATTTTGATACGGCCAAGTATGTGGCAGGTTGGATTACCCCCGTACCAGGCGGCGTTGGTCCCATGACCATCACCATGCTCCTCATGAATACCTTAGAGGCGGTTGAGCGTAGTACCAAGCCAGTGAGTAAGCTTAGCTAG
- a CDS encoding M3 family metallopeptidase, translating into MNAPINPSSLDSRNPLLSFGRGIAQYDAVRPEQIAPAIEHLLGICESAVTLAVDPKTPATWLDLVEPLEDATEQLGRSWGVVSHLNAVADTPELRAAYGAMLPKVTAFFASLGQNLALYQRYKELRNSSSFEALSVDQKKVIENSLRDFRLGGAELPDTDKPRFAQIQDEQAVLAKAFSDHVLDATDVFVHVVTSIDDLAGLPEDVIAAAADTAKQKGLEGWAFTLHFPSYYPVQQYAENRSLRRLMYEAYVTRASELAAQYGRGQLEWDNTQNMIDQLRLRDEEARMLGFANYAALSLAPKMARDVAEVDTFLSDFAQRAKPFAQKDWLELQEFGMKSLGLQEIEPWDMAFVSERLKQARYAFSENELKQYFPLPKVLEGLFKVIQTLFSVSIRPASLPTWHPSVQSFEILNGQQQPIAYFYLDPYARPGKRGGAWMDDARGRRVFSNGEVQAPVAYLVCNFAAPVEVDGQLRQPTITHDDVITLFHESGHGLHHLLTQVGALGVSGINGVEWDAVELPSQFMENFCWEWEVLQGMTAHIDTGEPLPRSLFDKMLAAKNFQNGLTTMRQLVFSLTDWRLHSRFDANTAQGQAVLDLARSINNEYHVIPQASISRWPNTFSHIFAGGYAAGYYSYKWAEVLSADVYAAFEEAAKIKGTVLDPETGVRYRQEILEVGGSRPAAESFAAFRGRPPQIDALLRHGGLVTAH; encoded by the coding sequence ATGAATGCTCCAATCAATCCCTCCTCCCTCGATTCCCGAAATCCCCTTTTATCCTTTGGTCGCGGCATTGCGCAGTACGATGCCGTGCGTCCTGAGCAAATTGCTCCAGCCATTGAGCACTTGCTAGGTATTTGCGAGAGTGCGGTTACTCTGGCGGTCGATCCAAAAACACCGGCAACGTGGCTTGATTTAGTCGAACCACTTGAGGATGCCACCGAGCAATTGGGTCGTTCATGGGGGGTGGTATCGCACCTCAATGCAGTCGCTGATACTCCAGAACTTCGTGCAGCTTATGGTGCGATGTTACCCAAAGTTACCGCCTTCTTTGCCAGTCTTGGGCAAAACTTAGCCCTCTACCAGCGCTATAAAGAGTTAAGGAATAGCTCTTCATTTGAAGCTCTAAGTGTTGATCAAAAGAAAGTGATTGAGAACTCCTTGCGTGACTTTCGTTTGGGAGGTGCGGAGCTACCCGATACTGATAAGCCCCGCTTTGCCCAGATCCAGGATGAGCAGGCGGTTTTGGCTAAAGCTTTTTCAGATCACGTGCTCGATGCCACCGACGTCTTTGTGCATGTGGTGACCTCGATTGACGATCTGGCTGGATTGCCTGAGGATGTGATTGCGGCAGCGGCTGATACTGCCAAACAAAAGGGCTTGGAAGGTTGGGCATTTACTCTGCACTTTCCATCCTATTATCCTGTGCAACAGTATGCTGAGAATCGCTCACTGCGGCGTCTCATGTATGAGGCATACGTCACACGCGCCTCCGAGCTAGCTGCGCAATATGGTCGTGGTCAACTGGAATGGGATAACACCCAAAACATGATTGATCAATTACGTCTGCGGGATGAAGAAGCAAGAATGCTTGGGTTTGCAAACTATGCGGCACTCAGCTTAGCTCCCAAGATGGCACGAGATGTGGCTGAGGTCGATACTTTTTTAAGTGACTTTGCCCAACGCGCCAAGCCATTTGCACAAAAGGATTGGTTAGAGCTGCAAGAGTTTGGAATGAAGTCCCTAGGCCTTCAAGAAATTGAGCCATGGGATATGGCATTTGTATCCGAGAGGCTCAAGCAAGCTCGTTATGCGTTCTCTGAGAATGAACTCAAACAGTACTTCCCTCTTCCAAAGGTTTTAGAGGGATTGTTTAAGGTAATCCAGACCCTATTCTCAGTGAGTATCCGCCCTGCATCGCTGCCCACATGGCATCCTAGCGTTCAATCGTTTGAGATCCTAAATGGTCAGCAGCAACCCATTGCTTACTTTTACCTAGATCCCTATGCGCGTCCAGGCAAACGCGGTGGTGCATGGATGGATGATGCGCGTGGCCGTCGTGTTTTTAGTAATGGCGAGGTGCAGGCACCAGTTGCGTATCTGGTTTGTAATTTTGCTGCACCCGTTGAGGTTGATGGTCAATTGCGCCAACCAACAATTACTCACGATGATGTCATTACCCTCTTTCATGAGAGCGGTCATGGTCTTCACCACCTTCTCACGCAAGTGGGCGCATTGGGTGTCTCTGGTATTAATGGAGTTGAATGGGATGCAGTTGAGTTACCCAGCCAGTTTATGGAGAACTTCTGCTGGGAGTGGGAAGTGTTACAAGGCATGACCGCTCATATTGATACGGGCGAGCCTTTACCCCGATCCTTATTTGACAAAATGCTGGCTGCCAAGAACTTCCAAAATGGCTTAACCACCATGCGTCAGCTAGTGTTTTCCTTAACTGATTGGCGTTTGCATTCGCGCTTTGATGCAAATACCGCACAAGGTCAGGCGGTCTTAGACCTGGCCCGATCGATCAATAACGAATACCACGTGATCCCACAAGCATCGATCTCACGCTGGCCCAATACCTTTAGTCATATCTTTGCGGGCGGTTATGCCGCAGGCTATTACAGCTATAAATGGGCTGAGGTTTTATCGGCAGATGTGTATGCTGCATTTGAGGAAGCGGCCAAGATTAAGGGCACGGTCTTGGATCCAGAGACGGGTGTTCGGTATCGCCAAGAGATTTTGGAGGTAGGCGGTAGTCGCCCGGCTGCTGAGTCATTTGCGGCGTTTCGGGGGCGCCCGCCGCAAATTGATGCGCTATTGCGTCACGGTGGCTTAGTGACTGCACATTAA